In the genome of Abyssalbus ytuae, the window AGGGAGAAACCGTTGCACAACAATTTGGCAACCCACTTACCGCTACATACAACCTCAATGCATTAGCTTCCGGGGTAGCCAGGCAAACTCTTTTAAGTAAAAGTAAGGCAGGTAAAAATCCGTATCCTTTTGAAACGATGGAATTTTTGTCCCAAAAATCATATCAGCATCATCGAAATTTAATAGAAACTCCCGGGTTTATTAATTTTTATAGTAAAGCTACCTGTATAGATGTTCTTGAAAGAAGTAAAATCGGGTCCAGGCCAGCCAGACGAACAGGTACACGAACTCTTAGTGATCTAAGAGCCATACCCTGGGTGTTTAGCTGGAATCTTTCCCGAATTACCATTACAGGGTGGTATGGCCTTGGGGAATCTTTAAAAACATTAAAAACTGAAAAACCAGAAGCCTTCGAAGGTTTAAAGAAAAGTATTAATGATTGGACTTTCTTTAAGTTTTTAATTATTCAAACCGAAACGAATCTTATCCAGTCAAATACCGAAATGATGAACCTTTATGCCAATTTAGATGAAAATACAGGTGAAAGAGAAGTGTTTATGGATAAAATCCTAACCGATTTCGAAAACGGAATTAACTTAATTGCAGAACTTTTTGGTGAGCAGGCAGCAACCAGACGAGAAGGACAATACGACAATCTAAAATGGAGAAACGATAAATTAAAAGTATTGCATCAATTACATATCAGGTACCTGAAACAATGGAGAGATATAACCGATGAAAATAGTACCGAAAAAGAAAAAATATTAACCAAGCTACTTAGCCTCATTAACTCACTATCCAGTGGCCTGAAAAACACAGGATAAAAAATTATTTATAATTCAAAGTAATGGTTACACAGCAAAAGCAAGGTATTACCAATACCCAAAACGAGCAGCAACAATGCTATTAATTAGGCAAAGCAGTTCGTGTACACGAAATTCTTGCTTTTGACAATGCCAGAGCCATTGTACGTAATTTAAAAACCGATGAGTAATATAGAGATAATAACAAATCCGGAAGTTGAAGTGGTTTTCAATAATTACCCGGATTCCGTTCGGAATAAAATGTTATATCTTCGAAATTTACTCATCGAAACGGCAAAAGAAAATGACCAAATAACAAAATTGGAAGAAACTCTTAAATGGGGAGAACCGAGTTATCTGACCAAAATAGGAAGTACAATCAGAATGGATTGGAAACAAAAATCTCCTGAGCATTATGCAATGTATTTTCAATGTACAAGTAGATTGGTGGAGACTTTCAAAATGATATTTAAAAATAAATTTAATTTTGAGGGAAATAGAGCAATCGTGTTTGGATTAAACAATGAAATTCCGACAGCAGAACTTAAACATTGTATAAGAGCTGCACTAACCTACCATAAAGTAAAACATTTACCCACTTTGGGAATATAAAAATAAAAAAACACATACCAATGTATCCCCTATTATCGTAATATCCGGAATTGCGAATGTGTGTTAATCAGAAATTTACTAACTTAAAACCTCCAACTAATGGCTATACAAGGAGGCCATTACCAAAAATTTAAATAAAACCTATGAAAAAAGGAGTTATAATAACAATCATTGGAGTTATAATTATCGGAGTTGCTTATTACAGCTTCGAAATGTTTGACTTTACAAAAGGAGAGAAAGAAGAAACTCAAAAAGGTGAGACTGAACCGGAACAAAAACCTGAAACAAAACTGACGGAATTTAAAAACGGACGGTGGATAAGTACAACTGATTCTCTTTCCGGAATAGAAATAAAAGACGGAAAATGGATTATGTTTTACAAAGGAATGAAAACAGATTCTTCTGACATTTATAATTTTAAAATACAAAGAAAGTATATCAATGAATCAGGGACCAAGCATAAACCTTTCGAATTTCTTACTATCACAAATCATTCTGATACTTTAGAGTACTCCATTCTTGAATATAGTAATGAATTATTAAGTTTGAGTTATATTCCAAGAGGTAACACTCTAAATTATAAACCTGAAAAATAAAAACCTTTAGTGATAATTTATAACTGCTATTACAGGGCTACTGGGGTATGACCGAATCTTAACCCATCCCCGGAATTGCTGACGCCTGTTCTTAACCGAAAAACATTAATTTTAAACCTATAACTAACTTTTATATGACACCGACAGCTCGCATTTAAGAATAACCATGAAAAAAATAAGAATTAAAAATTGGGGAAAATACGGATTTGAATTTCTGTCTATTTTTATTGCGGTCATTTCTGCATTTGCTTTAAATAACTGGAATGATAACAGAAAAGACAATAACGCTGAACAAAAAATATTAATTGAGATAAAAAACGGTTTGGAAAAAGACCTTGAAGACTTAAAAATCAACATCAACGGTCATAAAAGAGGAATCAGAGCTTGTCAGTTTTGGAGGGATATTGTACAAAACAATGAGGTAACTGTTGATTCGTTACAATTGAGATTTATTGAATTGACCAGAGATTTTACATCATTACAAAACAATTCCGGCTACGAGACATTAAAATCAAAAGGTTTAGAATTAATCGAAAATGATTCTTTAAGATCACAACTAATCGCTTTATATGAATATGATTATTACACTCTAAGAAAACTTGAAGAAGAATATGAGGAAATGCAATATCAAAAAAATTATTTTAAAGAAATTAATGATGTTTTAGCACCAAATTTTGTTTTTGATAAAAAAGGAAACCTGATAAACATTGAAACTCCGGTTAAACTAGATAAAAAACATAAGAATATTTTAATGAGTTACCTTATGAAAATGGAATTAAACAGAAAAATGGTTTTGATATTTTATCAAAGAACAGAAGAAAAAATTAAAAGCATAGAAATACAAATTGAAAAAAACATAAAACGGTAATTACTCAAAGTATCCGCAATTAAAGTAGCATCCGAAGTTGTTAAATAACAGTTTTATTTAGTAACTCAACCACGCTACAAACCATATAAATATAAAGTGGTGTAGCATATGCCGACATAAATGACGCAGAAATGACGTATTAAAGACACAAGAGAAATGCTGGAACTCAGAATACTTTTACATCAAATTAAAATCATATAAAATGAATAATTTGAATTTATCACAAAGAATAAAAAGTTTAAGAATTAAAAAAGGCTTGACTCAGGAATCATTAGCGGAGAATTCAGGGTTGAGTTTAAGAACTATTCAACGAATTGAAAACAATGAAACCGAACCCAGAGGAGGTTCTTTAAAACGATTGGCACTTGCATTAAATACTACCCCTGATGAAATTATTGACTGGAAAAAACAGGAAGATAAAGGATATCTAACTTTAATGAGCTTATCAGCGCTTGGTTTTTTATTCTTTCCCATATTAGGAGTAGTTATTCCTTTGGCTTTTTGGATACTCAAAAAAGATAAATTGAAAAATGTAAATGAGCTTGGTAAGTCTATTTTGAATTTTGAAATAACTTGGTTAATTCTCCTTTTCTTATATTTTATTTTTGTGTTTTCAGGACTATTAGGTGTAATAATGAAATATATTAATCCGGAGAACAACGCCACCACCCTATTAAAAATTTATACCCCTATTATTCTATTATATGTCTATAATTTTATCATCATTATCCGGAATGCCTTTAAAGTCTCAACAAACAAAAGAACCAAATATCTCCCGGCATTTAGAATATTAAGATAAAGATACGCCATACAGCAATGGCTTTAGTTCATTACAGCTGAAATTCCCAATCGGTATTTCCTTGTAATTTGCTATCTTCGATATACAGTGAAAAATGCTTGCCGATTTTCATGCAACAAACCTATCATCCCATATCTTGCAACACATTATGAGAAAAAACCTGATATTATTAATGCTCATTTTTGTTTCAAATTTAACTGAAGCGCAATTTATAAAAGAAAAACTGATAAATGCTCAAATTGGATATGGACTCAGTGTTCCATATAACAGCCTTAATGAAATTGCTGATGATCGCTTTTTTGCCCAAGGAGAATTAACTTCCTGGGTTGAATTTAGACCTTATGCGGGTTTAATTTTGACCAACTCAAACGGAAAAGATATAAATAACAATCCGACTGATGAAAAAGCGGAATTATTTATCATATACCTTTTTCATTTGGACTAGAATTGGGAAAAATAATAATGTGGATTTAGGACTTGCTTATTACTTTCAACCATCTGTTGAACAATTTGCGGGAGCTTTTGCCATAGGAATTACATTTCCGTTAAATAATAAAGAATAAAATGAACAACCATATGAAAGTTGGTATCTTGCTTTTTGAAGACTTTGAAACTTTAGATGTTTTTGGACCTGTTGAAATTCTTGGCAGGCTTAAAGAACATTATCAAATTGATTTTTTTTCGGCACCAGGCGGGGTAATAAAGAATTATCACGGAGTTGCTATTAATACCAAAAAACTTGAACTCATATCCGAGGGTGTAAATATTTTTATTATCCCGGGAGGACCGGGAACAAGAAAAGAGGTCAATAACAAATATCTTATAGAAATCATTAAGCAAATCTCCGCATCAAGCAAATATGTTTTAACCGTTTGTACCGGAAGTGCATTACTTGCAAAAACCGGACTGTTAAACAACCGAATTGCAACTTCAAATAAAAGAGCTTTTGACTGGGTGATTACCAATGGAGAGAAAGTCAAATGGATTAGAAAAGCACGTTGGACCATTGACGATAAATATTACACCTCCTCCGGAGTAAGCGCAGGAATGGATATGACCTTAGGGTTTTTAGCACAACTACATGGAATTGAATTTGCCAGGAAAGTAGCTTTTCACATAGAATATAATTGGCAGGAAGACAAAAGTGAAGATAACTTTAGCCAACAATAAAAATTACCAGTAACCACAATGGCTATATTAATTCCTTCTAATTCTCCCTCAAAAAATTCTCCGGCTCAACTATTGCCGGTTTTTATTTAGTAAATTAGTAACTCAATCACGCAAAAAACCAGACACAAATATATTAACTACCCTTTCGAAAACCAGTATATGACTAAAAGAGATTTATTTAGAGTTTTAATAAAAGTTTTTGCTCTTTATTCAATAATTCTGACTGTTTTTAGTTGGATTCCGTCTAATTTTATTTATACCTTTTACAAATTAGAATTAATCCCCGTTTTAGCTACATTGGGATTTACAGCTTTGGCATTTTTAATTTATTACATATTGATAAAAAAAACTGATCAAATAATTGATTTTATAAAACTTGACAAAGGATTTGACAATCCTGATTTAGAGCTTGGAAACTTGGGGACTGATAAAATTCTAATGCTGGGAATTATATTAGTTGGCGGGCTTTTATTTATTACGAATTTAGCTGACTTCATTCAGTATTCTTTTCTAGCTTTCACAAAGGAAGTTCAAAAAGGCGGACTGAATAACATTCTGAATAATAGTTTTGGAACAACAACCGATTACTTTAATTGGACATTTTCCGGAATAAATATATTAATCGGATATTTATTGTTGACTAATTATGACATAGTTGTGAAATGGCTGAATCGGAAAGAAAAAAATGTTGGGTAACCATATGTATAATTCAATAGTTATCTACTCTGGAAGATATTTCAATAATTGAAAAAATAATGAAATTGAGAAAACCTGAGAAAACTGACTGGTGGGATGAAATTTCTAATGCTGAAAAAAGCTCTTTAGAGAAAGGAATCCAAGAGCCAATACAACACACCACCAAAAACAAAAAAACCCTCACATATAGTGTGAAGGGTTTTTTATTAAGCGGTCTGGACGGGACTCGAACCCGCGACCCCCTGCGTGACAGGCAGGTATTCTAACCAACTGAACTACCAGACCATTGCCTAATTGCGGATGCAAATATACAGTCCTTTTTTAATATCACAAATGTTTTTTGAAAAAAAATCAATTATTCTTTCTTTCCCTAAATTTCCTGCCTCATTACACCCTCTTTACCCTGTATTTTAGTCCAACAATCTGCTCCTGCCCTTTTCCAGTATTTCAACAATTCTTTCTTTTAAACTTTCAGGCTCCACTATAGTGGCATAATCGGCAAACATTAAATACCAACGCGGAAAACCCTGTTCGGCATCCGTAGTAAGAAATGTCATTTCTACCTGGTCGTTTTTAATTTTTTCAGATACAAAACCATAATACTTCCTTCCGCTGCCCAGGTATCTCACTATCTTTTTATCCACTAAAATTTTAATCCGGGTTTTAGGTTTGTTCTCATATTTAGGGCGGTGCTCCTCTATGGTACCGTGCTGCCGGATAAAACTTTCTGCAGTTCGTTTAATATCCAAAATACGGTCGGTACGAAACTGCCGGTAATCACTTCTTAAATGACAATACCCCAATACATACCAGTAGTTATTTTCGTGAAAAATACCTACCGGCTCT includes:
- a CDS encoding DUF1801 domain-containing protein; protein product: MSNIEIITNPEVEVVFNNYPDSVRNKMLYLRNLLIETAKENDQITKLEETLKWGEPSYLTKIGSTIRMDWKQKSPEHYAMYFQCTSRLVETFKMIFKNKFNFEGNRAIVFGLNNEIPTAELKHCIRAALTYHKVKHLPTLGI
- a CDS encoding DUF6090 family protein, with translation MKKIRIKNWGKYGFEFLSIFIAVISAFALNNWNDNRKDNNAEQKILIEIKNGLEKDLEDLKININGHKRGIRACQFWRDIVQNNEVTVDSLQLRFIELTRDFTSLQNNSGYETLKSKGLELIENDSLRSQLIALYEYDYYTLRKLEEEYEEMQYQKNYFKEINDVLAPNFVFDKKGNLINIETPVKLDKKHKNILMSYLMKMELNRKMVLIFYQRTEEKIKSIEIQIEKNIKR
- a CDS encoding helix-turn-helix domain-containing protein, with product MNNLNLSQRIKSLRIKKGLTQESLAENSGLSLRTIQRIENNETEPRGGSLKRLALALNTTPDEIIDWKKQEDKGYLTLMSLSALGFLFFPILGVVIPLAFWILKKDKLKNVNELGKSILNFEITWLILLFLYFIFVFSGLLGVIMKYINPENNATTLLKIYTPIILLYVYNFIIIIRNAFKVSTNKRTKYLPAFRILR
- a CDS encoding DJ-1/PfpI family protein, which produces MKVGILLFEDFETLDVFGPVEILGRLKEHYQIDFFSAPGGVIKNYHGVAINTKKLELISEGVNIFIIPGGPGTRKEVNNKYLIEIIKQISASSKYVLTVCTGSALLAKTGLLNNRIATSNKRAFDWVITNGEKVKWIRKARWTIDDKYYTSSGVSAGMDMTLGFLAQLHGIEFARKVAFHIEYNWQEDKSEDNFSQQ